One window from the genome of uncultured Tateyamaria sp. encodes:
- a CDS encoding histidine phosphatase family protein: MSHITLIRHGQANTHAKDEASYDQLSALGHQQAAWLGDHMRATHQHHTRLYTGTLRRHRETAEGMATGMEATEDARLNELEYFTMAQALEAEHGIAAPSEPAEFVHHFPKVLKHWQDDRLEGAPERFGDFETRIRDALAEIGQGTGPALVVTSGGLIAMTMRLHLGLEVQAMANVALAIMNTSMHRLHPIGGTWSPVMFNAVPHLEHPDRHHAQTHV; this comes from the coding sequence ATGTCCCACATTACCCTGATCCGCCACGGCCAAGCCAATACCCACGCCAAGGACGAGGCGAGCTATGATCAATTGTCTGCGCTTGGGCACCAACAGGCGGCATGGCTTGGCGATCACATGCGGGCCACACATCAACACCACACCCGGCTTTATACGGGCACCCTGCGCCGCCACCGCGAAACCGCCGAAGGCATGGCCACCGGGATGGAGGCAACAGAAGACGCGCGCCTGAACGAGCTGGAATACTTCACCATGGCGCAGGCGCTTGAGGCCGAACACGGCATAGCCGCCCCGTCCGAGCCTGCGGAATTCGTGCACCATTTCCCAAAGGTGCTGAAGCACTGGCAGGATGACAGGCTTGAAGGCGCGCCCGAACGTTTCGGCGACTTCGAAACACGGATCAGGGATGCGTTGGCAGAGATCGGACAGGGCACGGGCCCCGCGCTTGTGGTGACTTCAGGCGGATTGATCGCCATGACGATGCGCCTGCATCTCGGGCTCGAAGTGCAGGCCATGGCGAATGTCGCGCTGGCGATCATGAACACGTCCATGCACCGCCTGCACCCTATCGGCGGTACCTGGTCGCCCGTCATGTTCAACGCCGTCCCGCATCTTGAACACCCGGACCGTCATCACGCCCAGACACATGTCTAA
- a CDS encoding glutathione S-transferase family protein encodes MKLYYATGTISIAVAIALEEAGLTYDAHRLNFAAGDQQSPDYAAINPKGRVPALDVNGTILTETGALLDYIAMQDPALMPSDPVQAAQARSVMYYLASTMHVNHAHKMRGHRWADNEASWQDMTAKVPETMAASARFVEDECLTGPYILGDSFTLADAYLFMVCTWLPGDDVDLAPFPKIRTFMDAMEARPSVKTVRAKGMLR; translated from the coding sequence ATGAAACTATACTACGCCACCGGCACGATCTCGATTGCTGTCGCCATCGCATTGGAAGAGGCCGGGCTGACCTATGACGCCCACCGCCTCAACTTTGCGGCCGGTGACCAGCAGTCGCCCGACTATGCAGCGATCAATCCCAAGGGGCGCGTTCCCGCGCTTGACGTGAACGGCACGATCCTTACGGAAACCGGCGCTCTTCTCGACTACATCGCCATGCAGGACCCGGCGCTCATGCCGTCCGATCCCGTTCAGGCCGCGCAGGCGCGCAGCGTCATGTATTACCTCGCGTCCACCATGCATGTGAACCACGCCCACAAGATGCGCGGCCACCGCTGGGCGGATAACGAGGCCAGCTGGCAGGACATGACGGCAAAAGTGCCAGAAACCATGGCCGCCTCGGCCCGCTTCGTCGAAGACGAGTGCCTCACCGGACCCTACATCCTGGGCGACAGCTTTACCCTGGCTGATGCCTATCTGTTCATGGTCTGCACCTGGCTGCCTGGTGACGATGTCGACCTGGCCCCCTTCCCCAAGATCCGCACCTTCATGGACGCGATGGAGGCACGGCCCAGCGTCAAGACCGTCCGCGCCAAGGGCATGCTGCGATGA